In the Podospora pseudocomata strain CBS 415.72m chromosome 5, whole genome shotgun sequence genome, one interval contains:
- the HPC2 gene encoding HIR complex subunit (COG:S; EggNog:ENOG503P14K), with translation MQQYHSSSPSLLSSPPSAISEPGSPTRIINAARANIEMDEIIVDPGSAARFGIMQQQVQQQQASEYPPGTQLTAAGVPRKKPGRKPGSTVKPKVAPDGTVEPPKQRRPRKPKDPNAPPVQRKRKAALTESNETNSEMDARAASGPPAAAAARQPKITELTSMRMSLDGGAGFVQTPPKRESMTSMQMQNLLNSDEPPPQPQPTAPARQMFDPIRGNYDPIRESMVSRDPYGTGGPLGSPRAPAQAPNRASASPSIASLVDPPTSIISPRPTQSFTTTTSQPRFQEPSSVPASPANPVLATPATMPKPTLAEARRPPPPPPAPASVSKPEPKMNSFTSMSSIPSGSSLAAVAAPPAPVQSKKIAAVVQQETKANKKARSSTSSSPKINGVKEKDSLPPLPASERSILDFGRAKPGEEVEPPSIALHIPLKQGENNKYVNFMRMAEERYGWDALHPRLAASRERKALIAAATAALEKEKNGSGRDTGDEMEEDLSEADNSNVEMGGMGNGNPASGPEAAPAKPARKKRNFKEDEYDKDDDFVDDSEMLWEEQAAASRDGFFVYSGPLIPEVEKPVVPEGPPRRGRGGRGRGSRGGARGGGESGRGRGGGPGSRGGTVRKPRITKLEKEQRDREKAEREALAQMTSKAGATTPGPAANTSPGGALNLLTLTPPAAGTGVTL, from the coding sequence ATGCAGCAGTATCACagctcatcaccctccctgTTGTCATCACCGCCTTCTGCCATTTCCGAGCCTGGATCGCCCACTCGGatcatcaacgccgccaGAGCCAACATCGAAATGGACGAGATCATTGTCGACCCTGGGTCAGCTGCCAGATTTGGTATTATGCAGCAACAGgtccagcaacagcaagcctCCGAGTACCCGCCCGGCACACAACTGACCGCCGCCGGCGTTCCTAGGAAAAAGCCGGGCCGGAAGCCTGGTAGCACAGTCAAGCCGAAGGTCGCACCTGATGGGACTGTCGAGCCACCCAAGCAGCGTCGGCCGAGGAAACCCAAGGACCCCAATGCCCCGCCTGTTCAGAGGAAACGCAAAGCCGCTCTTACCGAGAGCAATGAGACAAACTCGGAGATGGATGCGCGGGCTGCCTCTGgtcccccagcagcagcagcagctcgtcAGCCCAAGATCACAGAACTCACCTCGATGCGCATGTCGTTGGACGGTGGCGCCGGCTTCGTCCAGACGCCGcccaagagagagagcatGACCTCGATGCAAATGCAGAATCTCCTCAACAGCGACGAGCCACCTCCGCAGCCCCAGCCGACGGCGCCTGCCAGGCAGATGTTTGATCCCATCCGAGGCAACTACGACCCCATTAGGGAAAGCATGGTATCTCGCGACCCCTATGGCACCGGAGGTCCGCTTGGCTCACCTCGCGCGCCTGCCCAGGCTCCCAACAGGGCCAGCGCATCGCCATCTATTGCCAGCCTAGTTGATCCTCCGACCTCCATCATTTCACCCAGACCGACGCAATCGTTTACAACAACTACTTCGCAGCCGCGTTTCCAGGAGCCATCATCAGTCCCTGCTTCTCCGGCCAACCCCGTCCTGGCCACCCCTGCTACCATGCCCAAGCCCACATTGGCCGAAGCCAGACgtcccccgccaccacctccggcgCCTGCCTCCGTTAGCAAGCCAGAACCCAAAATGAATTCATTTACCAGCATGTCGTCGATTCCGAGCGGCTCCTCGCTTGCCGCGGTTGCTGCCCCGCCCGCGCCTGTCCAGAGCAAGAAGATCGCGGCTGTTGTCCAGCAAGAAACaaaggccaacaagaaggcgcgcagcagcaccagcagctcgcCAAAAATCAACGGagtcaaggagaaggactcGCTGCCGCCCCTTCCAGCCAGCGAGCGCTCCATCTTGGATTTCGGGAGGGCCAAGCccggcgaggaggtcgagcCGCCCAGCATCGCGCTTCACATCCCGCTCAAGCAAGGTGAGAACAACAAGTATGTCAACTTCATGCGCATGGCCGAGGAACGCTACGGATGGGACGCTTTGCACCCCAGATTGGCTGCCTCGCGGGAGCGCAAGGCTCTCATCGCAGCTGCCACGGCCGctttggagaaggagaagaatgGCAGCGGCCGTGACACTGGGGACGAAATGGAGGAAGACCTGAGCGAGGCCGACAACAGCAATGTGGAAATGGGCGGCATGGGCAACGGAAATCCGGCCAGCGGCCCCGAAGCTGCTCCTGCCAagccggcgaggaagaagcggaATTTCAAGGAGGACGAGTACGACAAGGATGATGACTTTGTGGATGACTCTGAGATGCTCTGGGAAGAGCAGGCAGCTGCGAGCAGGGATGGATTCTTCGTCTACAGCGGACCTCTGATCCCCGAGGTGGAGAAACCTGTTGTGCCCGAGGGACCCCCAAGACGCGGTCGTGGTGGACGTGGAAGAGGATCCAGGGGTGGTGCtcgtggcggcggcgagagCGGACGGGGCCGAGGTGGCGGGCCCGGTTCGAGAGGTGGCACCGTGAGGAAGCCAAGAATCACGAAGCTCGAGAAGGAGCAGCGGGATAGGgagaaggcggagagggaggcgcTGGCGCAGATGACGAGCAAAGCCGGCGCGACGACACCGGGTCCAGCTGCGAACACGTCTCCCGGTGGTGCACTTAATCTGTTGACACTTACGCCTCCGGCGGCTGGAACAGGTGTTACTTTGTAA